The Salmo trutta chromosome 27, fSalTru1.1, whole genome shotgun sequence genome includes the window GTACAGCCTTTTTTCTCCTTCTCACTGCAGGGTTTAATTAAGATATTGCCATAAATGCATTCCTGGATGAAGAGCCAGAGTTTTCTTACTTAGTATTCTTACCGTCACAcacgctctctgtttctctatcactgtttctctctccggctctctctgcctctcaggcTCAGTTTCTGAAGCTGACGATGGGAGACGCTCTAGCAGGGGAGCGAGGTCAGCACGGGCCTCCCCTTTTACGGTGGAGCCcaggacacactcacacacctttGAGGGTAAATACACACAGCCAACACATGCTTTATAACTATAGTTAGTCCAATAAAAAACATTATTATAAAGACCATGAGACTGAACAGGCATGGGATATATACAATTATACTATACTATTTTGATGCTCCCAGAGCATCAAACATTATTTGGGACCACTGTGGTTCTTTTATCAGGTTTGGGTGCAGAAAATCAACCCAGTCTCTTGACCTCCAGGTAATGAAGAGATGGCCGGCAGGTCATCTGTTGTCTCAGACGCTCActcagacagacactcagacagacactCAGGCAGACTGCCGACGCCGTCTGAGAGCTCCAGACACGGCAGTCCAGACCCCCTGGTCACCGTGGTGACAGAGATGTTTATCTCTGACGAGAACCTGAACAAGATGGAGAACATCCTGGACACCTGGAGCGACAAGCTCAAGGTTAGCCTGCCCTGCCTCTTTATTGTCTGTCTATTCAATGTCTGGCGATTTTGTTTTAGCTCGGCGAGAATAGATCCTTATGAGGCTGTGTTCTAGGGTTGTGTTCTGTTGGCCTGGTAGATGCGGTAAAGAGGCCAGTGGTactcgaccaaaacaatggaaatgcaTGGGGAGGGGAAGATCCCGAATCTCCTCATTGCCCCTCAACAAAATTAGcgtacatttaggctattgtttatgtgtatttcacactatgttgaggtagAAATCggagtataatgcttgtatggatgtcaaacCCAATAATATGTTCATGTCatcgtcaccaatcaactgcattacagtttaAAAACACTTGACTACCACCACTGATTTctctatgctagctatgctacccGCTTATACGaacgggagttagcatttagcagtcacttctaaacctgaaaagggactaCTTCTAAATGTTATGTAGTGAAAAACAGCCAAATAAATCCAAATCTGACTTTAGTAACCACAGTGTGGGCCTGTTACGATGTTTCAATCATGACGGATTTGACCAATATCCACTTATCAGATGTTGTGTCCCTTTCAGTGACGTGTTTCCTAAATGATCAGGAAGTCCTCATCTGATTGTTGGTTTGTCATTTGTGACTCAGTATCTGCATTGTGCCGTTGAAGGGGACTGCTATGTTTCTTGTTAAACCATCCCTGTCTCTCCACCCCAGGCCAACGTGCTGATGGAGCTCAGGAAGTGGAAGCTGGCCTTCATGGAGCAGCACAAGCTGGaggtgaggaaggagagggagaagcatGCTGCCTGTATAGCAGGCCTCACTGCGGAGATGGACAGCCTGAAGGAACTGCTCCACACCTACGAGACCTCCAACCAGAGGAAGGACGAGGTACGCAATCTACACATATCATACCACACACACCTCCGCACCACACACCCACTACTGGTAGGGTCTATGTAAAGACAAGTCATACAGTTCTCTTCAACCGTGTTGGTGTGTTATGATGAATTGAGTGTGTGAGGCGTCGTGCGTGTGACTTGTATTGTTTTGCTTGTAGGTGATAGTGAACCTGAGCCAGGCtgtggacagacagagggagagactggaGCTGATGAGGACCTTTACCCACTGGAGACTGCAGCACAGCGAAGCCAGGGAGCAGGTGAGAGACAGGGGTGTGAGGGGACTCCCTCAGAGGGCTTAGGGTGTGGTTGAGATGGGGAGCAGTGGGTACGGGACACACATATACGGCACACTGCATCTTAATGTCTGTTTTTGAAATGACAGTTCACCCCTTTAACCAAGGAATGAGTTGCACATGTCTATTCTGTGAAATGAATGTCATAACATCCTTGGTGAACTGTACATTTTAAGCGCTGACAGTACTCCAGCAGGGTTATGCAAATCCTGAATCTGCATGATTAACGGGCTCGTGATAATGGATGTTATCTGATGGCAGCTTTGTTGGAGAGTCATGACAGTAACACCCGTGTTTAATTTAATGTACTAATCATATCTTTCTGTGTTGCTTTCGCTGACTGAAATTCAGTTAGGATGATAACACTTTGCGATTGGTTgacaaaatgttatttttaatgCATTACCATGTCACATCACATTGAACATGCATACATTACGTTTTCACACTTAGATTTTCCACTTGTGATTTTGTTTTATTACGTGTAATATTATTGGTCCGGTGCCTGATATTCAGGGGTTAAATAAGTGATATTTGCATCCATGTGACAGTATTTAATACCTCGTTTTTCACAAAATATCTGAAGTGTAGAAAATCCCAAGTTCTTTCCTGTGACGGTTTGATTCCTGTGTGTAGCAGAGTCTTCCTCAACATTCCTCCTCCTGTCCCTTGTCTGTCCTGCTGTCCAccgtgtccctccctctctctctccaggcccacAGTGCCCGGCTGGCAGAGCAGCACTACCGTCTGCAGCTGAAGAGGAAGGTGTGGGCAGGCTGGCACAACCTGGTTGAGGGGAGCTGGAAGGAGAAGGTGGAGAAGGCGTGCCGTGCCCGGGCTGAGGAGGTCTGTGTGCGCCTGTCAGCTGACTACGAGGACAAGATGGCAGAGGTAGGGAGGAGCTGCacactactcacacacacacacacacacacacacaggttgctACATAGAATAGGCCTATACAGTTCcaaccatagaattacatatgATCTCTGGTTCCAGCACTCTGAAACGGTGTTCTGTAGTAAAAGAAGAAGACCGTTTCACATGAGCCCAGAACAGTAGCTAACTACACTTACTGCACATCCGAGAAACTGAATAAACAAGGTCTTACAGAAATAGTGTCATTCACCATACTGCATAGTTCTGCAGGCCTGACACCGTTCAGCTTTTTAAATGGGAAATATACCTTTTTGACGTTTTTTCTGTAAGTCGGGCTGTGTGAAGAGATTTGAATAATGTTGATGTATAATTGCTGCACTATAGCGGTGAGTCTGGTTGATGGAGGCTGCAGTTAAAGCCCAGTGAAAGAGAGGAGCAGGAAGTGGGCCAAGCacgcagagagagggaggtagggatggaGGAATATCGACCGTTCCATAGACGTGTAGAgcaatggaggctgctgaggggaggacggcgtATAATAAGGACTGCACCGGAGCGAATTTAATGGcttcaaacacatggaaacccaagtgttttgatgtatttgataccattccgctccagccattaccacaagcccatcctcgccaattaaggtgccaccaatctcctgtgGTGTTGAGACAGTGTAGTAAATAAAGGCTTATAGGCCTAGCAAAAAGTGAAGGGAGGGGGTAAAGAGAAGGGTTTTGGAGTGGAAGAGAGGAATGTCAGTAATGTAGACGTGCAGAGAAAGACTAGAGCTAGAACAGAACACAGCCTGGGAGGGAGAGTtattacagagggagagagggaaagagagagatgttattacagcgagagagaggaattGCAGCATGGAGTAGGTGTTCAGTTCAGAGTTAGGGAAGTGAAGCAAGCTTCCCTTCAACCTCATTCCTCAGTTACAATCTAGCCAGTCCTCTTATTTCTGTTTTCCCCAATGTGACCTTTGCATTTTAATTACAGTACAGTTAACAATGATGATGATACATTAAtgaatccctctctctccttctccccctcctctctctctttcacccccccctctttcttctctctccttccctgtctgtccttcctctccctctgtgtagCACGTGGCAGCGCTGGATGCTGCCCAGGCTGAGATCCAGAGGCTGCACTCAGAGAGGGAGCGTTATGAGGAGGCCATGAAGAAGGCCTTTATGAGGGGCGTGTGTGCCCTCAACATGGAGGCTCTCAGCATGTTCCACACTGGAGAGGGACGCGCGGAGCACGACCTGCACGgttagtgacacacacacacacacacacacacacacacacacacacacacacacacggctctgTCAAGAAACCCCTCTGTTCCCGACACTTTCATTCATAGAACAGATTGTTCAAAGAAGTATATTATACTAGGAATGGGCATGAGTAATCTAGTACTCGAACGGACGTCAAAACGTTTCAGGTGCTGTGAAACTATTTAGTGGAATGTGCTTTGTGGCTGCCAGAACGGGCAAGTGAAATGTTGTCCCAAATGTTTTGGATTCTAGTGTTCCATTTGTACATGTGCATATGCGGGGCAAATGCCAAGCCAAGCATCAAACAGTCTTCTCCCTAAATTCACTTTCCCCTCTGTGTCTCCTTCACTCAAATGCATTCCAGCACTCCCTCTACACACAGGTGCTccgtgcacacacacaagcacccgTTAGGCCTACAGAAATAAATGACCACAAAGACGTATCCAGCTGATGGGATACACAAGCTACATTCCTTTCCGAGTGACAACATGTTATCACAAATTGAAAATGGACTGGTTGATTGAATTAGGAAAATATGTGTTCCAACAACGAGCTGCGGTTTTGGAATAATTATATGAATATAATTGCGTCCCGTCTATTTTCCGCTGAGGCTACTTTGCGAACTGCTAGTGCCATTTAGAATTGGTTAGCCTAGGCTATAACCCCCCTCCCTAAGCATAGACAGGTTCCACATTGAAAATATGCAAAATCATTAGTTTGATGAAGACCAAGAGGGTATTTTCATAGGTCTACTCATCAAACAGATGTCTGGGACATAATTCATCAGCATACAGTGTTCAATGTGGAGTTTGTCATCAATTTTATAAATTCCAAAGAACAGGCATAATAAACTAAATAGAACATCTGTATATCGAAAAGAAAACAGATTTTGGTTgataaccccccaaaaatgttctTTCAATTCACCAAATTGAGCCCCGTTACAAATGATCAATCTTTTGCCTAGGCTCTGTTACCCTGAAACACAGACACTGGTTCTGCAGTCTGCTGTTATTGACACTTTGGCTCCTTGCGTGATGATGGTAAATCTTTGGAAATGCTGACTGCGTGGTGCTCTGTGGAGGTTGTAACCTTGTGGCGGTCGTTGTCCCTAAATGCATGTATGAGATTTTATGGATTCAGCTTGAACTTAAAgagtggttctagtttctgtttcaACACGTACATTTATCTGTGTCTGATTTGAGTTTtgtcatttgggggggggggggggtaaatctAATTCAAATTTTCTTATCAGAATAATCTGGAATGTCATACAGTAATTTGTCTCTTGTTTTATAATTGACAGGGCCACTGTCTGCAAATTACAGAATGTGATTTATGTTAGTCAGATTTGATTATACTGGGCTTATTTGATTATCAGCTTTCACATGTCCAGTCATGAAGCAGGTCTGGCTTCAGGACTTAAGCCTGTGTACAGATGATTATATGACTGCTCTTATTGGTCTTCCC containing:
- the poc5 gene encoding centrosomal protein POC5 isoform X2 yields the protein MSSDEGDPSSPVLPGDSDQGSSVSSELQDEYEELLRYAVVTPKYDPQPAAQLQLLSASQLSADGRSSRGNDDARSRRSAGSVSEADDGRRSSRGARSARASPFTVEPRTHSHTFEGNEEMAGRSSVVSDAHSDRHSDRHSGRLPTPSESSRHGSPDPLVTVVTEMFISDENLNKMENILDTWSDKLKANVLMELRKWKLAFMEQHKLEVRKEREKHAACIAGLTAEMDSLKELLHTYETSNQRKDEVIVNLSQAVDRQRERLELMRTFTHWRLQHSEAREQAHSARLAEQHYRLQLKRKVWAGWHNLVEGSWKEKVEKACRARAEEVCVRLSADYEDKMAEHVAALDAAQAEIQRLHSERERYEEAMKKAFMRGVCALNMEALSMFHTGEGRAEHDLHDAPPPRDDPGTGSLAHLQQRPASSTRFSPVHFDPPVPPSQSDAEETVGSNVPSTTVVHSTLPPGGTASSHRQVSTRVITSGQQKASKTVTARITARADLRAPSSVRAPSNLQVMGVAPPMSSVIVERHHPVTQLTVGQATAAKFPRSSSQQGQGSFSSKSSSRTHSAYHVHTIKVVE
- the poc5 gene encoding centrosomal protein POC5 isoform X1, with protein sequence MGLNAIKHEVYDLKGISVFVCTGEPSYVSVVSRLTVTTMSTGRFSGWWYSPKTYTYFRQMSSDEGDPSSPVLPGDSDQGSSVSSELQDEYEELLRYAVVTPKYDPQPAAQLQLLSASQLSADGRSSRGNDDARSRRSAGSVSEADDGRRSSRGARSARASPFTVEPRTHSHTFEGNEEMAGRSSVVSDAHSDRHSDRHSGRLPTPSESSRHGSPDPLVTVVTEMFISDENLNKMENILDTWSDKLKANVLMELRKWKLAFMEQHKLEVRKEREKHAACIAGLTAEMDSLKELLHTYETSNQRKDEVIVNLSQAVDRQRERLELMRTFTHWRLQHSEAREQAHSARLAEQHYRLQLKRKVWAGWHNLVEGSWKEKVEKACRARAEEVCVRLSADYEDKMAEHVAALDAAQAEIQRLHSERERYEEAMKKAFMRGVCALNMEALSMFHTGEGRAEHDLHDAPPPRDDPGTGSLAHLQQRPASSTRFSPVHFDPPVPPSQSDAEETVGSNVPSTTVVHSTLPPGGTASSHRQVSTRVITSGQQKASKTVTARITARADLRAPSSVRAPSNLQVMGVAPPMSSVIVERHHPVTQLTVGQATAAKFPRSSSQQGQGSFSSKSSSRTHSAYHVHTIKVVE